Below is a window of Pseudarthrobacter equi DNA.
CGGGGCTGCGTGGTGTTCACGGCCACCGACCCCGCCGGCCCCTGGAGCGACGGCACAGCCATTGGGGCGGTGGACGGCATCGACCCGGACCTCGCGTGGGATGAGAACGGCACCGCTTATGTCACCTTCGCCCGCCACCCGGACGCCATCCAGCAGGTGCGGGTGGATCTCGCAACTGGAGAAGCGCTTGAGCAGCCCCGCGCGCTGTGGTCCGGCAGCGGACTCTATGCGCCGGAAGGGCCGCACCTCTACCACCGCGGCGACTGGTGGTACCTGGTCGCTGCGGAGGGCGGGACGGACAGGGGCCACGCCGTCACCGTGGCACGGTCACGCCGCCCGGACGGACCTTTCGAGCCCGCGCCGCACAACCCCGTCCTCACCGCTGCAGGCACTGGATCCCCGGTCCAGAACACCGGGCATGCAGACCTGGTGGAGCTTCCCGACGGCGGCACGGCCATGGTCCTGCTGGGCGTGCGTCCGGTGGGCCTCACCCAGGCGTTTTCACCCCTGGGCAGGGAAGCCTTCCTCACCGGGGTGGAGTGGAAAGACGGGTGGCCCCACGCGCAGCTTCCCGTCGTGGGCGGGACGCGGCCGGAACAGGCGGAGTACGACTTCACCCACGGTGCAGGCCCGGACCACCCCGCCTGGATCGGGGTCCGCAGGATGCCCGCCGAATTCACGGCGCCGACGTCCAAGGGCCTCCTGATCGCCGGCGACGGGAGCACCATGGGTTCGCCCCGGCCCTGCTTCCTCGCCCAGCGCCAGCGCCACCTCGGCATGGAATTCCGGGCGGTGCTGAGCGTCGCCACGGGCAGTGGGGGCGTGGCCGTGCGGAACGCCGAGGACAACTGGTTCGGCATCGAAGCCAGCCAGGGGCAGAGTAAGGACTGCGACGGCGTCAGGATCACCGCGCGTGCCGTCGTCGCCGGCTTTGACCGGACGTGGGAGGCGACGGTTCCGTCCGGCGACGTGGAACTGGCCATCGTGGCCAGCCCGCCGCCGTCGGACTTCAGCGCCGGCGCCGTGGGTGGCGACAGGATCCGCCTGACCGTCCGCGCCGCCGGGCCTGGCGGGAGCCCGGAGGTGCTGTTGGCCGAGCTCGACGGGCGGCACTGGACCTTCGAAACCGCCAAGGCCTTCACCGGGAGGGCGTTCGGCGTTTACGCCGTTGACGGTGAGGTCCTGGTCCGCCGGGTGTCCTACCGCGGCGAAGACTGACTGATCAGCACGGTGCCCGATGGCCACCGCTAGACGGCGACGGCGCCCTGCCGTGTGGGTGCGACGGCGGATGCCGTGCATGCCGCGTAAGGCTCAGCGACGTAGGGCTGAGCGGCATAGGTCTCCGCTGCATAGGCTTCGACCGCTCGCGCCTCAATGGGGTACGGTCCGCTGACGCGCGGCTCGATGACGGCGAGCTGGCCGGTGGCGTCCGGGACGCCGGGCAGTTGCACCGCGGGAGCGTCATTGCTGGCAGAGCCGCCGGCGGCGCGCATGCGAAGAAGCGCCACGGCGGAAATGAGGCACCAGGCAACGTTTGTGGCCACGGAAGGCCACGCACCGTGGAAGGCGCCGTTGATGATGAATGCGGACGCGCCCACGAGGTTCGCGGTCTGGAAAGCCTTGCCGGCCTTCAGCCACCCCATGGAGACGGTCAGGTATGCACTGAGGATGGCGACGGCGCCGGCCCAACCGGCAATTTCCCACAGCAGTTCCATGGTGTCCTCTCTGAAATCGTTACCTAACGGCAATTGTGGGGGCCGGAAGAGGTGTAGTTCAATTGCATTCTTCTGAAGACCAGGTTTAGAACGGCTTAACATGAATCTCGACCCGCGCCGCCTGCTGGTGCTGCTGGCCGTGGCCCGCACGGGCGGTGTCCTCGCGGCGGCCGATGAGCTGCGGATCACGCCCTCCGCCGTGTCCCAGCAACTGAGCAAACTGGAGCACGAAACGGGGCAGGCGCTGGTACTGCGGACGCCGAAGGGATCGGTGCTGACGCCCGCCGGCCTGGCCATGGCTGAAGCGGGCGAAGAGATCGAACGCGCCCTCACCGTGGCGCGCGCACGGATGGAAAGCGGCGCCACCATCGAAGGGGTGGTGCGCATCGGCGGGTTCACCAGCTTCGTGCGGACAGTAGTGATTCCGCGGCTCCCCGAGTGGCGGAACCAGTTCCCCCAGCTGCAGATCCGGATCGTGGAGGACGACTATCCCGCCCTGATGCGGCTGCTCCGGCAACGCCAGCTCGATGCCGTGGTGGTGGAGCTGGACTCGACCACAGCGGAGCAGCGGACACTCGCGGCCGGGATGATCGAGGAGCCGCTCCTGGACGAACCATGGAAACTGGTTGTCCCCACCGGGGCGCTGCTGACCACCGAAAACGTGGACCTTGGCCGGCTCCCGCTTCCGTGGCTGGGCGTCGAGCAATCAGCAGCCAACGCCGCCGTGATCGGACGGCTTCGCCACTCGACGGGCGCCCACATCGAAACGGTGCACCAGTACCAGGAAACCCTGACGGCACTGGCGCTTGTCGCCGCGGGCGAAGGGGTGGCCATCGTCCCCACCCTGGCCCTCGCCGGCGTGGTCCAGGACGGAGTGGAAGTCCTGGACGTCCCCGGCCTGGGAACCCGGCGCATCGTCCTGCGGCGCTTCGCGGGGCGCCGGCCGGCCAGCACCCCGCTGGATACCGTTGCCCGGCTGCTGCGTGAATCAGCGGCAGCGTTCGACACCCGGTCTGCTTCCTGACCGGCCCACAGTCCCTATGCCGTTGACCGCCTGCACCGGCGTGGATACTGTGAGCGCACCATCCGCGCCGCTGGCGAATCCCACGGGCCACGGACGCTGCGAGCCGGCACCCCGGCAGGAAAGGACCCGCATATGAGTGACAGCGGCAAGGATGGCGTCCTGTGGCTGCTCGAACCTGAGGCGAAGGACTATCCCGCTGCCGCGGACTACCTTTCCCTGCTGGCGCCCGACGACGTCGCTGCCGCCATCGTCGCCTCGCTCCAGGCCGCCCCGATCCAGCACCGGAAGGCGAAGGACATTCTCCGCGCCGCCAGGCTGGCCTTGCTGCCCGCGGACAATGCCCATGTGGCATCGGACCTGAAGAAGGTCAGGGACGGCAGGAAGCTTTCGCCCATCCTGATGGTCCGCGGCGACCTCGCCAAAGGCATCCCGGCCCAGATCGCTGACGGCTACCACCGGGTGTGCGCGAGCTACCTGACGGATGAAAATACCGACATTCCGCTCAAACTGGCCGACGCACCCCGGTAACCACCGCAACACCAACCGCCCAGGCCGAAGGAGGGCCGTGTCGTTCTTCCAGCTCTCGCTGATCGCCGCCGTCGCGCTCCTCGGACCCTTGCTGGCGTTCCCACGGAAGTGGCACCTGCCCATGGTGCTGGGGCAGCTGCTGGCCGGCATCGCCATTGGGCGCACCGGCCTGGGCCTTGTGGATTCCTCAGACCCGACCTTCACATTCGTGGCGGAGGTGGGGTTCGCGCTCATCATGTTCGTGGCCGGAACGCACGTGCCGGCGCGGGACCGGGCCATCCGCCCCGCCCTGGCCGGCGGGGCGCTCCGCGCAGCCATCGCCGCGGCGCTCGCGGCCGCCGTCGGAACCGGCATTGCGTTCGCCTTCGGCACCGGCCACGCCCCGCTCTACATCGTCCTGCTTGCCTCGTCCTCGGCGGCGCTGGTCCTGCCGATCATTGATTCCCTGCGGCTGGCCGGTCCAAAGGTCCTCACCACCACGGCGCAGGTTGCCGTGGCGGACATCGCCTGCATCGTAGCGCTGCCGCTCGCCGTGGACCCGCCCAACGCTGCGCGGGCGGCGGTGGGGGCGGCCGCCGTCGCGGCCTGTTCGGTGGCGTTGTTCTTCGTGCTCCGCTGGCTGGAGCTCAGCGGCACCCGCGGGCGGGTGCACGACGTGTCCGAGGACCGGAAGTTCGCCCTTGAACTCCGGATCCAGCTGGCCCTGCTCTTCGCCCTCTCCGGGCTTGCGGTGGCAGGGCATGTGTCCGTGATGCTGGCCGGATTCTCCTTCGGGCTGGTGGTGGCGGCCGTGGGTGAACCCCGGCGGCTGGCGCATCAGCTCTTCGCCGTGAGCGACGGTTTCCTCGGGCCCGTGTTCTTCGTCTGGCTGGGCGCATCGCTGGACCTGCGGGCCCTCGCAGGCACCCCCGGCATGGTGCTCCTCGGGCTCTGCCTCGGAGCAGGAACCCTGCTGGTCCACGGCAGCCTGCGCCTGCTCGGCCAGCCGCTGCCACTCGCGGTGCTCTCGGCGTCCCAGCTGGGCGTGCCGGTTGCTGCCGCCGCCATCGGCACCCAGCTGAACCTGCTGGAGCCGGGCGAAGCCTCGGCGTTGATCCTGGGCGCCCTGATCACCATCGGTGCCAGCGCCGCCGCAGGTTCCCGGGCGGCCCGCTCGTTTGCACGGAACGCCCCCGCCACGGCGGGCTAGGCGGCTACCCCCGCGAGTGCGTCCGCACGTCAGCGCTGACCGTTGCCTGGTGCCCCAGGTTCCTGGAGACGGCGCGGGCGGCGGCGCGGACCGCCGGCGCCAGCACGTTCGGTGGCGTGGAGCCGTCCGGAACCACGATGGACAGGGCCGCCACCACCGAATTCTGCGCATCGAAGATCGGCGAGGCCACGGACACGGTCATTGATGGGTGGCTGCGCCGGATCATGGCGATTCCGGTGCGGCGAACGTCGGAGAGGGTCCGCCGCAGCTGCCCCTCGGGCATCTCCGCCACACCCGGTTCCTTCTCCGGCGGTTTGGCCATGATGGCTTCCTGGAACTGCTGGTCCGCTCCCGCCAGCAGCACCAGCCCCACGGCGGTGGACCGCAGCGGCGCCCGGCCGCCCACCCGGTACGCCACCTCGGGGGCGTCCTTGGATGAGAGCCGTTCGATCAGCACCGCCTGTTCGTTGTCCCGCACGGCCAGCAGGACGTGGTGGCGCGTGACTTCGAAAAGGTCCTCGAGGTAAGGCAGCGCGATTTCTCGCACGCCGTGCCCGCGGGGAGACAGGGATGCCACCTCCCAGAGGCGGACCCCCACGACGTACCGGCCGTCGTCGAGCCTCTCCAGCGCACCCCAGGCCACCAGCCGGGAAATCAGGCGCAGCGCGGTGGGCGCGGGCATGTCCGCGTGGCGGGCGAGCTCCGAGAGGGTCAGCGCCCGGCGGCGGTCCGAGAAGACGGCCAGCAGGCTCAGCGCCCGGTCAATGACGGGTTCGCCCTGTTTGGGCCGCTTTCCGCGGGCAGGCGCGGCGGCGTTGGGGGTATCCGTGTCCGGAGTGAGGGTCATGGCAGTGGTTCCTAGCGCCGTTGGCAGAGCATACGGCCCACGGCGGCACCGTGAGCTGAACCACAATACTATTCCAACCATTGAAAGCCGCCTGTGAGGGTAAAGCCCAGCCAACGAAGCTTGAAGTCCCAGCACCACCACCTCCAGGAGTCCTGCCGCATGACCGCCCCCACCCGGCTCCGGGCCGAACACCTGAGCGAAGCCATGGGCCTGGCCGTCCGCGAGCCCCGCCTGGGCTGGACGCCGCCCGCCGGAACCATCCGGCAGGCCGCGTACCGGATCACAGCTTCGAACGGCTGGGACACCGGACGGATCGAGTCCGCGGAGTCCAGCGGCATCGCCTACAGCGGACCGGCCCTGGATTCCCGCAGCCGGTTCGAGTGGCAGGTGCGTACCTGGGACGTCACCGCCGGCGGCACGGAAACGCCCAGCGACTGGTCCCAGCCCATGATCGTGGAGCTGGGGTTCCTGCACCCTTCGGACTGGACGGCACAGTGGATCGGCGCCGACGAGTCCGCGATTCCGGGTCCGGGGGAGCGGCCCGGCTGCGCACTCACCAGGACCTTCGACCTGCCGGCAGCCCCGGACAAGGCCCGCGCCTACGCCACCGCCCACGGCATCTACGAACTCTTCATCAACGGTCAGCGCGTCGGCGACCAGCAGCTCACCCCCGGCTCCACCAGCTACAACACCACCCTCCAGGTCCAGGCCTATGACGTCACCGCCCTGCTCACTGCGGGCCGCAACACCCTCCGCGCCGTCGTCACCGACGGCTGGTACCGCGGCACCTTCGGGTACACGCGCGACGCCGACATGTACGGCACACACACGGCATTCCTTTGTCAGCTCGAGCTGGAGTCCGGGGCGGGACGGCAGGTCATCGGCACCGACGCGTCGTGGCTGGTGTCCGCCACGGAAGTCGTCAGCGCGGACCTCATGGCGGGGCAGCACGTTGATTTCCGAAGGGCCGACGGCGGTGAGTCACCCCGGGCAGGCGACCGCGGGGAAGCTGCGCGCGGACCAGGTCTTCGGCCAGCGCCGCCGCGGGCCGCCGTCGTGCGTTCCGGCAGCTTCGACGCACTCACCGGGCCCCTCGCCCCGCCCACCCGGGTGACGGCGGAGCTGGCGCCGGTGTCCATTACGCGGCTGCCCAACGGACACCAGGTGGTGGACTTCGACCAGAACATCCACGGCTGGATCCGCCTGGCTGCACTTGGTGCGGCGGGCGAAACCGTCACCCTGGAACACGGCGAGGCACTCGGTCCGGACGGTGACGTCACCCGGGACCACCTGCGCCCGCATGACTTCCGCACGCCCGGGGCTTTCCGGGACGCCGGGCAGGTGGACACCGTGACCGCCTCCGGCGCCGCCGGCGAAGTCTTCGAGCCCCGGCACACCACGCACGGGTTCCAGTACGCCTCGGTCCAGGGCCTCGCCGCGGACCTTCACCAGGAGGACATCACCGCCTGCCTGGTCCGGAGCGACCTGGAACGCATCGGCACGTTCCACTGCAGCGACGAACGGCTGAACAAGCTCCACGAGATTGTGGAGTGGAGCTTCCTGGGCAACTCCTGCGAGGTCCCCACCGACTGCCCGCAGCGCGAAAAGGCGGGCTGGACCGGGGACTGGCAGCTCTTTGTCCCCACAGCCGCGTACCTGTACGACGTCACCGGCTTCACCCGCAAATGGCTGCGGGACGTCCGCGCCGACCAGTGGGACAACGGCGTCATTGCCAACATCTCGCCGTCGCCCGGCCCTGCCGCCACCTCGGCCGAATTCATGGGCTTCACCAATGGTTCCTCCGGATGGGGCGACGCGATGGTCATGGTGCCCTGGGAGGCCTACCTGGCCACCGGGGACGCCTCGATCCTCGCTGAAAACTGGGCGGCCATGAAGCGGTGGCTGGGCTTCGTCCGGACCACCGCCGAAACCCAGCGGCACGCCACCCGCGCAGCGCAGGCGCCTGTCCCGGCCGCCCACGAGAAGTTCCTGTGGGACACCGGCTTCCACTTCGGCGAATGGATGGAACCGGGCGGCCCCGAGCCGGACCTCTTCGCTGCCCGCACCGCGGACAACGGCATCGTGGCCACCGCCTACTACCGGCACACCACGGACCTGATGGCCCGCATCGCCCGGGTGCTCGGGTTGGTGGAGGAAGCAGCCGGCCTCGCGGAGCTCTCGGACACCATCCGGGACGCCTGGGCCACGGAATAC
It encodes the following:
- a CDS encoding alpha-L-rhamnosidase; the encoded protein is MTAPTRLRAEHLSEAMGLAVREPRLGWTPPAGTIRQAAYRITASNGWDTGRIESAESSGIAYSGPALDSRSRFEWQVRTWDVTAGGTETPSDWSQPMIVELGFLHPSDWTAQWIGADESAIPGPGERPGCALTRTFDLPAAPDKARAYATAHGIYELFINGQRVGDQQLTPGSTSYNTTLQVQAYDVTALLTAGRNTLRAVVTDGWYRGTFGYTRDADMYGTHTAFLCQLELESGAGRQVIGTDASWLVSATEVVSADLMAGQHVDFRRADGGESPRAGDRGEAARGPGLRPAPPRAAVVRSGSFDALTGPLAPPTRVTAELAPVSITRLPNGHQVVDFDQNIHGWIRLAALGAAGETVTLEHGEALGPDGDVTRDHLRPHDFRTPGAFRDAGQVDTVTASGAAGEVFEPRHTTHGFQYASVQGLAADLHQEDITACLVRSDLERIGTFHCSDERLNKLHEIVEWSFLGNSCEVPTDCPQREKAGWTGDWQLFVPTAAYLYDVTGFTRKWLRDVRADQWDNGVIANISPSPGPAATSAEFMGFTNGSSGWGDAMVMVPWEAYLATGDASILAENWAAMKRWLGFVRTTAETQRHATRAAQAPVPAAHEKFLWDTGFHFGEWMEPGGPEPDLFAARTADNGIVATAYYRHTTDLMARIARVLGLVEEAAGLAELSDTIRDAWATEYVDAAGRVTVASQANCVRALAFGLVSPEHRPTVTAQLVELIRDAGTHLGTGFLATPYLLPVLADNSHLGLAYELLMQDTEPSWLAMVDRGATTVWELWDGIDADGTPHQSLNHYSKGAVVSFLHRYTAGLRQVPGSAGWDRVIIEPRPGAGITSAATSHHGPHGQITVAWTLSKDASAPGGMTDDGVLTLTADIPSGTTAEVLLPGKPAAVVGPGHHTFLAATGGDTAHPELMRSTL
- a CDS encoding cation:proton antiporter encodes the protein MSFFQLSLIAAVALLGPLLAFPRKWHLPMVLGQLLAGIAIGRTGLGLVDSSDPTFTFVAEVGFALIMFVAGTHVPARDRAIRPALAGGALRAAIAAALAAAVGTGIAFAFGTGHAPLYIVLLASSSAALVLPIIDSLRLAGPKVLTTTAQVAVADIACIVALPLAVDPPNAARAAVGAAAVAACSVALFFVLRWLELSGTRGRVHDVSEDRKFALELRIQLALLFALSGLAVAGHVSVMLAGFSFGLVVAAVGEPRRLAHQLFAVSDGFLGPVFFVWLGASLDLRALAGTPGMVLLGLCLGAGTLLVHGSLRLLGQPLPLAVLSASQLGVPVAAAAIGTQLNLLEPGEASALILGALITIGASAAAGSRAARSFARNAPATAG
- a CDS encoding IclR family transcriptional regulator, with product MTLTPDTDTPNAAAPARGKRPKQGEPVIDRALSLLAVFSDRRRALTLSELARHADMPAPTALRLISRLVAWGALERLDDGRYVVGVRLWEVASLSPRGHGVREIALPYLEDLFEVTRHHVLLAVRDNEQAVLIERLSSKDAPEVAYRVGGRAPLRSTAVGLVLLAGADQQFQEAIMAKPPEKEPGVAEMPEGQLRRTLSDVRRTGIAMIRRSHPSMTVSVASPIFDAQNSVVAALSIVVPDGSTPPNVLAPAVRAAARAVSRNLGHQATVSADVRTHSRG
- a CDS encoding CBU_0592 family membrane protein; translation: MELLWEIAGWAGAVAILSAYLTVSMGWLKAGKAFQTANLVGASAFIINGAFHGAWPSVATNVAWCLISAVALLRMRAAGGSASNDAPAVQLPGVPDATGQLAVIEPRVSGPYPIEARAVEAYAAETYAAQPYVAEPYAACTASAVAPTRQGAVAV
- a CDS encoding LysR family transcriptional regulator, which codes for MNLDPRRLLVLLAVARTGGVLAAADELRITPSAVSQQLSKLEHETGQALVLRTPKGSVLTPAGLAMAEAGEEIERALTVARARMESGATIEGVVRIGGFTSFVRTVVIPRLPEWRNQFPQLQIRIVEDDYPALMRLLRQRQLDAVVVELDSTTAEQRTLAAGMIEEPLLDEPWKLVVPTGALLTTENVDLGRLPLPWLGVEQSAANAAVIGRLRHSTGAHIETVHQYQETLTALALVAAGEGVAIVPTLALAGVVQDGVEVLDVPGLGTRRIVLRRFAGRRPASTPLDTVARLLRESAAAFDTRSAS
- a CDS encoding glycoside hydrolase family 43 protein; amino-acid sequence: MQTNPILSGFNPDPSIVSTPNGYYLATSSFEYLPGLPIYHSKDLKDWELVGHVATREEQVRLANVPTPGGVWAPTLRYRDGVFYLIVSIFLGGRGCVVFTATDPAGPWSDGTAIGAVDGIDPDLAWDENGTAYVTFARHPDAIQQVRVDLATGEALEQPRALWSGSGLYAPEGPHLYHRGDWWYLVAAEGGTDRGHAVTVARSRRPDGPFEPAPHNPVLTAAGTGSPVQNTGHADLVELPDGGTAMVLLGVRPVGLTQAFSPLGREAFLTGVEWKDGWPHAQLPVVGGTRPEQAEYDFTHGAGPDHPAWIGVRRMPAEFTAPTSKGLLIAGDGSTMGSPRPCFLAQRQRHLGMEFRAVLSVATGSGGVAVRNAEDNWFGIEASQGQSKDCDGVRITARAVVAGFDRTWEATVPSGDVELAIVASPPPSDFSAGAVGGDRIRLTVRAAGPGGSPEVLLAELDGRHWTFETAKAFTGRAFGVYAVDGEVLVRRVSYRGED